The following are encoded in a window of Castanea sativa cultivar Marrone di Chiusa Pesio chromosome 5, ASM4071231v1 genomic DNA:
- the LOC142637006 gene encoding GDSL esterase/lipase At1g28600-like yields MAHHRPSVFSIKIQFIKLFLSLATIKGVFGNCYTSIFSFGDSLTDTGNIYFSDPTQQCLFPPYGESYFPHPTGRCCNGRLVLDFTAQTLGLPLIKPYLGFENGSTVTSIQEGVNFAVVGATALDAAFFFERGIDNVSTNDSLSVQLDWFKKILPSLCNTSSECNEIFGSSLFLMGEIGGNDYNYPFFMYRSIEEIQTFVPLVINAIASAINELIELGAVTLMVPGNLPIGCSAAYLTYYETADTDQYDPETGCLNWLNKFSEYHNDQLQKELSRIQALHPHTKIIYADFYNSSMRFYRNPSQYGFTRGALTACCGGGGPYNFNTSAKCSNPSVSACDDPSKYVSWDGVHLTEAAYRWITNGLLEGPYTIPQISISCVSQDA; encoded by the exons ATGGCTCATCATCGTCCCTCTGTTTTctcaataaaaatacaatttatcaAACTCTTCCTCTCGTTAGCCACCATTAAAGGCGTGTTTGGAAATTGCTACACATCAATCTTTAGCTTCGGAGACTCACTTACTGACACTGGAAACATCTACTTCAGTGATCCAACTCAACAATGTCTCTTTCCTCCATATGGGGAGAGCTATTTTCCTCACCCCACAGGTCGTTGCTGCAATGGCCGTCTTGTCTTAGACTTCACAG CTCAAACTCTAGGACTGCCATTGATAAAGCCATATCTTGGCTTTGAGAATGGGAGTACTGTAACAAGTATTCAAGAAGGAGTCAATTTTGCTGTTGTGGGAGCAACAGCATTGGATGCAGCTTTTTTCTTCGAAAGGGGAATTGATAATGTGTCTACAAACGACTCTTTAAGTGTTCAATTGGATTGGTTCAAAAAAATTCTTCCATCTCTATGCAACACATCGTCAG AATGCAATGAAATCTTTGGAAGTTCTCTATTTCTTATGGGAGAGATTGGAGGCAACGACTACAATTATCCATTTTTCATGTATAGGAGCATAGAAGAGATTCAGACTTTTGTGCCACTAGTGATTAATGCAATCGCTTCAGCCATTAAT GAGTTGATTGAGCTAGGGGCAGTGACTCTCATGGTTCCAGGGAACCTACCAATTGGATGCTCTGCAGCCTACCTAACATATTATGAGACTGCAGATACGGACCAATATGACCCCGAAACTGGCTGTCTAAACTGGTTAAACAAGTTTTCCGAGTACCACAATGATCAACTTCAAAAAGAACTAAGTAGGATCCAAGCACTACATCCACATACCAAAATCATCTATGCGGATTTTTACAATTCTTCCATGCGTTTTTATCGTAATCCAAGCCAATATG GTTTTACTAGAGGAGCACTCACAGCATGTTGTGGAGGGGGAGGCCCGTACAATTTCAACACATCAGCGAAATGTAGTAATCCTTCGGTGAGTGCTTGTGATGACCCTTCAAAGTATGTTAGCTGGGATGGTGTACACTTAACAGAAGCAGCATATCGATGGATTACCAATGGTTTACTAGAAGGGCCATACACCATTCCTCAAATTAGTATATCATGTGTTTCacaagatgcataa